In Arvicola amphibius chromosome 1, mArvAmp1.2, whole genome shotgun sequence, one DNA window encodes the following:
- the Mrpl17 gene encoding 39S ribosomal protein L17, mitochondrial, translating to MRLSLAAAVSHGRVYRRLGLGPESRIHLLRNLLTGLVRHERIEASWARVDEMRGYAEKLIDYAKLGDTNERAMRMADFWLTEKDLIPKLFKVLAPRFQGQNGSYTRMLQIPNRKEQDRAKMAVIEYKGNCLPPLPVRQRDSNLTLLNQLLLGLQQDLRHNREASLHSSHTVQTPKT from the exons ATGAGGCTGTCGCTCGCAGCTGCTGTCTCCCACGGCCGCGTCTACCGCCGCTTAGGCCTCGGCCCCGAGTCTCGCATCCACCTGCTGCGGAACCTGCTCACGGGCCTGGTGCGCCACGAACGCATCGAGGCATCATGGGCACGCGTGGACGAGATGAGGGGTTACGCGGAGAAG CTCATCGACTATGCGAAGCTAGGAGACACCAACGAGCGAGCCATGCGCATGGCTGACTTCTGGCTCACC GAAAAGGACTTGATCCCAAAGCTGTTTAAAGTACTAGCGCCTCGGTTCCAAGGTCAGAATGGGAGCTACACCAGAATGCTGCAGATCCCAAATCGGAAGGAGCAAGATCGGGCCAAGATGGCAGTGATCGAATATAAAGGGAActgcctcccacccctgcctgtgCGTCAGAGAGACAGCAACCTTACTCTCCTAAACCAGCTGCTACTGGGACTGCAGCAGGACCTGCGCCATAACCGGGAAGCAAGCCTCCACAGCTCCCACACAGTTCAAACACCAAAGACTTAA
- the LOC119799539 gene encoding transmembrane protein 258-like gives MELEAMSRYTSLVNLSVFPHLTVVLLAIGMFFTAWFFVYEVTSTKYTCDIYKELLISLVASLFVGFGVLFLLLWIGIYV, from the coding sequence ATGGAGCTCGAGGCCATGAGTAGGTACACCAGCCTGGTCAACCTGTCTGTCTTCCCACACCTGACTGTGGTACTTCTGGCCATCGGCATGTTCTTCACCGCCTGGTTCTTCGTTTATGAGGTCACCTCCACCAAGTACACATGTGACATTTACAAAGAGCTCCTCATCTCCTTGGTGGCCTCACTCTTCGTGGGCTTTGgagtcctcttccttctgctctggaTTGGCATCTATGTATGA